A genome region from Haliotis asinina isolate JCU_RB_2024 chromosome 11, JCU_Hal_asi_v2, whole genome shotgun sequence includes the following:
- the LOC137256154 gene encoding carbonic anhydrase 7-like, giving the protein MSHHTILLAGYLCYFICQCYPASVNSNSKPHFSYNPSDQYAPDNWYQIWPACAGDQQSPINIDTTRTFLNDTMAIHYECFNRTIPGLLTNNGHVPVFSFENQKRPVLMGVPHHEHDRYLLEQIHLHFQKDSRTGSEHTIDGEYYSGEFHLVHYNYKYGNFSTALKYPDGLAVVAVLLKDMGRPSPMHVEELLVETEETITVHASLALTINPSEFLPNRCHFYTYPGSLTTPGCDQSVTWIVVATPMSIEDADMEKLRQMKDVHENPIALDGNCRPRQPLGTRMVTANFASKTGR; this is encoded by the exons ATGTCGCATCATACAATTTTGTTAGCTGGCTATTTATGTTatttcatttgtcagtgttatcCTGCGAGTGTGAATTCCAACTCCAAGCCTCACTTTAGCTACAACCCCAGCGACCAATACG CTCCCGACAACTGGTATCAGATCTGGCCTGCTTGTGCTGGAGACCAACAATCTCCGATAAACATCGACACCACACGAACGTTCCTGAATGACACTATGGCAATACATTACGAATGCTTCAATCGGACAATTCCAGGGCTGCTCACAAACAACG GTCACGTGCCAGTGTTTTCGTTTGAGAACCAAAAGAGGCCGGTGCTGATGGGAGTCCCGCATCACGAACATGACAGATACCTGCTGGAACAAATACATCTTCACTTCCAGAAGGACAGTCGGACTGGGTCAGAGCACACGATAGACGGAGAGTACTACTCAGGAGAG tttcacCTTGTCCATTATAATTATAAATACGGTAACTTCAGCACTGCTTTGAAATATCCTGATGGTCTCGCCGTTGTCGCCGTCTTGCTGAAG GACATGGGTCGACCTTCTCCTATGCATGTCGAAGAATTGTTGGTGGAGACAGAAGAAACGATAACTGTCC ATGCCTCGCTCGCTTTGACCATCAACCCCAGCGAATTCCTGCCCAACCGATGTCACTTCTACACCTATCCCGGTTCCTTGACGACGCCAGGATGCGACCAGTCCGTCACGTGGATCGTGGTGGCAACGCCGATGTCCATTGAAGATGCCGAC ATGGAAAAGTTACGTCAGATGAAAGATGTTCACGAGAACCCCATCGCGCTGGACGGCAACTGTAGACCCCGACAACCCCTGGGAACTAGAATGGTGACGGCCAACTTTGCTTCCAAAACTGGCCGATAA
- the LOC137255905 gene encoding acidic mammalian chitinase-like: METSSLHMWTVLLILQTLVAGAVSMSSISQQYLLERYEENGNNANHGDRGDNSVFSLVCYYSIGEPYQGLLPPNLNVSFCSHVIFLGTVIKNAQVTAKNETDVELYFNKVILLKKIKPSLKVLLSNGGNFTQVLNTQENRTRFAETAVPLLRKYGFDGLDLDWEFPAWNGLPAEQKHNLTLVAQTIRATFEAEARQHGSDRLLLTMAVSAAYDMLAPIYEIAELAKCVDFVNVMTYDLHSYNKVVPLTGHNSPLFHGDEVLDETVFKDLTFSWAAEAWVRGGMRRDQVMTGIPTYAHTFNLLFEEWHDVYALATGVGKTGDFLNYFDVCQLIKNNSTTVVWDDKSKVPYLYQGALWVSYDNVRSVTLKTQYLLQQGFGGAMVFSLNCDDYKGTCDGKTKWPLLKAITAAIKDYQKNRT; the protein is encoded by the exons ATGGAGACCAGCAGTTTGCACATGTGGACTGTGTTGCTGATCCTACAGACTCTGGTGGCAG GTGCTGTCTCTATGTCAAGCATTTCCCAACAATACCTACTTGAAAGATATGAGGAAAATGGGAATAACGCTAATCACGGtgacaggggagataactctgttttCTCACTTGTCTGCTATTACTCTATTGGAGAACCCTATCAAGGACTTCTTCCTCCAAATTTGAATGTCTCATTCTGTTCCCATGTAATATTTCTCGGAACAGTTATCAAGAACGCTCAGGTAACCGCGAAAAATGAGACAGACGTTGAACTATACTTCAATAAAGTCATacttttgaagaaaataaaaCCATCATTGAAGGTGTTATTGTCCAATGGAGGCAACTTTACCCAGGTTTTGAATACACAAGAAAACAGAACCAG ATTTGCTGAAACTGCGGTGCCGTTATTGAGGAAGTATGGTTTTgatggccttgaccttgactGGGAGTTCCCAGCATGGAATGGTCTTCCAGCTGAGCAGAAACACAACCTGACCTTGGTTGCACAG ACTATCAGAGCAACATTTGAAGCTGAAGCTCGACAACATGGCAGTGACCGCCTCCTACTGACAATGGCGGTCAGTGCAGCCTATGACATGCTGGCTCCAATCTATGAGATAGCAGAGTTGGCCAA GTGTGTGGACTTTGTAAACGTGATGACCTATGACCTCCACAGCTACAACAAAGTCGTCCCCCTGACAGGTCACAACAGTCCACTGTTTCACGGGGATGAAGTCTtggatgaaactgttttcaaagaTTTGACATTT TCGTGGGCGGCAGAGGCATGGGTACGAGGTGGAATGAGGAGGGACCAAGTGATGACCGGCATACCTACATATGCTCATACTTTTAACCTCTTGTTTGAAGAGTGGCATGATGTTTATGCCCTTGCCACAGGAGTAGGGAAAACTGGCGATTTCCTGAATTATTTTGAT GTGTGTCAACTCATAAAGAACAACAGTACAACTGTAGTCTGGGATGACAAGAGTAAGGTCCCCTATCTGTACCAGGGGGCGCTGTGGGTGTCTTATGACAATGTTCGCAGTGTCACACTTAAG ACTCAGTATCTTCTCCAGCAGGGGTTCGGAGGGGCCATGGTTTTCTCGCTCAACTGTGATGATTACAAAGGAACGTGTGATGGGAAGACAAAATGGCCACTGTTGAAAGCTATCACTGCCGCTATTAAAGATTACCAGAAAAATAGAACATAG